In Daucus carota subsp. sativus chromosome 4, DH1 v3.0, whole genome shotgun sequence, one DNA window encodes the following:
- the LOC108203321 gene encoding uncharacterized protein LOC108203321 — protein MSPFQLVYGKACHLPAELEHKAYWALKKLNFDMTAAGEKRMLQLNELDEFRLQAYENNKLYKEKVKRWHDKKLVQKEFSIGQQVLLYNSHLRLFPEKLKSRWSGPFTIKTVFPHGAIEIFETTPSESFKVNGQRLKPYFGGTVSRESVSIVLAVV, from the coding sequence ATGTCTCCTTTTCAGTTGGTTTATGGAAAAGCATGTCATTTGCCCGCGGAGTTAGAGCATAAAGCATATTGGGCCTTGAAGAAGTTGAATTTTGATATGACAGCTGCTGGTGAGAAGCGAATGCTTCAATTAAATGAACTCGATGAGTTCAGGCTTCAAGCGTACGAGAACAACAAACTTTACAAGGAAAAAGTCAAGAGATGGCATGATAagaagttggtgcaaaaggagTTCTCCATTGGCCAACAAGTTCTACTTTATAATTCTCATCTCCGACTCTTTCCGGAGAAGTTGAAATCTAGATGGTCTGGTCCTTTCACAATTAAAACGGTGTTTCCACATGGAGCGATTGAAATTTTCGAGACAACACCGAGTGAatcatttaaagtgaatggGCAAAGGTTGAAGCCTTATTTCGGAGGAACGGTGAGTCGCGAGTCGGTAAGCATCGTTCTTGCTGTTGTGTAA
- the LOC135152190 gene encoding uncharacterized protein LOC135152190, with the protein MVDQPPVANDTKALKAFSEPKINDIQSSIIANALINRPQGTLPSDTEANPGKKEVKEQVQAVTLRSSKVTKDKESATEQSKEESDHQVKTPVLSSKSDSEKTVVKADKNKINEEASKDSAEKSSLKTDTGVKQVYPPPPFSKRLQKHKLDKQFAKFLEVFKKLQINIPFAEAPEQMSSYAKFMKGILSRKLKLEDLETVALTEECSAVLQQKLLPKLKDPGSFTIPCTIGQLSFDKCLCDLGASINLMPLSVFMQLGLPELKPTNMSLQLADRSITYLRGIVEDVLLKVDKLIFPADYVILDFEEDKKIPIILGRPFLVTGRTLIDVQKGELTMRVQDQMVTFNMFNAIKLPSDEEECFKVDMLDAAARSEIDNRLKTDILERVLSGDSEFGDEEEEEHLQYLNASPWRRQIDPPIESLGLSELKDSHEKLEPSIVETPKLELKQLPEHLRYAFLGEASTLPVIIASNLSGIEEEKLLRILREFKSAIGWTFADIK; encoded by the exons ATGGTTGATCAACCACCAGTTgcgaatgatactaaggctctcaaggctttctctgagcctaaaatcaatgacattcagtcgagcatt attgctaatgcgttgattaatagaccacaaggaacacttcctagtgatactgaggccaatccgggtaagAAAGAGGTGAAagaacaggtacaggctgtcaccttgaggtccagcaaggttacgaaggataaagaatcagcaacagagcaaagcaaggaagagagtgatcatcAGGTTAAAACACCAGTGCTCTCATCTAAGTCTGATAGTGAAAAAACTGTTGTTAaagctgacaagaataaaatcaacgaggaagcaagcaaggattcaGCCGAAAAGTCTAGTCTGAAAACTGAtactggggtcaagcaagtatatccacctccacctttttcgaagagacttcaaaagcataagctcgacaaacaattcgcaaaatttctagaggtcttcaagaaattacaaatcaacataccttttgcggaagCTCCAGAACAAATgtcgagttatgctaaattcatgaaaggtattctatctcgaaaactcaaacttgaggatttggaaactgtggctttgaccgaggagtgtagtgctgtgttGCAACAGAAATTACTCCCGAAGCTaaaagatccgggaagtttcacaatcccttgtactattgggcaattgtcattcgacaagtgtttatgtgatttgggagctagcatcaatctgatgcccttgTCTGTGTTCATGCAACTTGGTCTTCCGGAGCTGAAACCTACTAATATGTCTTTGCAGCTAGCTGATCGTTCGATAACATACCTAAGGGGGATAGTCGAAGATGTGTTACTAAAGGTAGATAAGCtaatcttccctgctgattaTGTCATTCTCGACTTTGAAgaagataagaagattcccatcaTCTTGGGGAGACCATTCCTTGTGACAGGGCGGACTTTGATTGATGTTCAAAAGGGTGAactcacaatgagagttcaGGATCAGATGGTCACTTTCAACATGTTCAATGCCATAAAACTTCCATCAGATGAGGAGGAATGCTTTAAAGTGGATATGCTCGATGCTGCAGCTCGTTCGGAAATTGACAACAGGCTAaaaactgacatcttggaaagggttctGTCAGGTGACTCAGAATTCGGagatgaggaggaagaagaacacCTTCAATACTTAAATGCTTCTCCTTGGAGAAGACAGATAGATCCTCCAATTGAATCTCTTGGGTTATCGGAGTTGAAGGATTCTCATGAAAAGCTGGAACCCTCTATTGTCGAAACTCCTAAACTCGAGCTTAAGCAACTTCCTGAACACctaaggtatgcttttcttggcgaagcttctacattacctgtaattattgcatctaacctttcaggtatcgaggaagaaaagcttttgagaattcttagggagttcaaatcagccattggatggaCTTTTGCAGATATCAAGTGA
- the LOC108203320 gene encoding uncharacterized protein LOC108203320 translates to MAIEDGTILPTKIVNDILIEKKVSEYTHDEEDRMNIAAKAEMVLTSALAEKEYKRVNNCKSAQEMWNKLVVTYEGTTDIKDFRMDTLIQEYENFKLQDGENIIDMETRFTRIVDELNQLRKNYAQNEKNRRVLKSLPPSWKVKVTTIKEMHNLNDYHIDNLFGNLRAYEEDNVPDKVIPKVEDKKKNMALKSILIDEDENDEELNEELQNLDESEIALLTRQLRRVLQSKAQRYGKGFLKSNNQQRLFNSNGRPNYSQNYTPNNKSNYPTTGKINQSPNGYNIANKNGTYTPPKPKEQNPEETPNVCFECKQLGHFKRECPKLSKGRILVAENGWDLSEDEETSEATKEVVNLCLMALEDDSSSSDISTSNDESNSVVQKDNEELVHALNEKDEIFELETQRLKDEHSKILAQVMNQERILNDKINILSKEKDDLERTIQKFTKGNELLDKMVHSKISYNHEGLGYDKNAQPKKFVQGKKQTTFVPATPKYKCSYCNKDGHTVEYCKIENGEIKGKYIWVHKGTKPYTKVDRFVPNNYVDDTQRKPKFSFVQKPFAYQNRNSGYNAYTNGQSSRSHFVPSHRFYPQNTMYYSNDKNNMYQGGNYQRYNLQQPRYYDYSRNNASRNSYMPTQAYTMPIFYNANVCLVTKRDMWYLDSGCSRHMTGNKSLLNSIRKVTAGSVTFGDSSKGSIVGIGDIGNGHFKIANVQLVTGLKYNLLSISQLCDNGYKVIFYPTHRSILNKDGKLMLACPRSKNVYTCDINKPFNVCLITTQDDRWLWHRRLGHANMKLIKNISMNDHVRGIPKLNYQKDHTCEACEIGKQIRASHKAMFMYIDLVDKEDAETDGVEDAIRQFENMDMGIFPPNNPLELLQTEDELPKEIPLIRSQPLDNVLGDLTKGVQTRSQVQNVVNHLSFLSQIEPKTAKEASLDEVWISAMQDELTQFTRSKVWELVPPPEDTSIIGTKWVFRNKLDENGTVVRNKAR, encoded by the exons atggccatagaagatggtacaatACTTCCGACTAAAATAGTCAACGATATACTCATTGAAAAGAAAGTTAGTGAATATACTCACGATgaagaagatagaatgaatatcgccgctaaagcggaaatggttctcacaagtgcacttgcagaaaaagagtataaacgagtaaacaattgcaagtccgcacaagaaatgtggaacaagttAGTAGTTACCTATGAAGGAACTACCGACATAAAAGATTTTCGAATGGATACAttgatccaagaatacgagaactttaaactccaagatggagaaaatatcatcgatatggaaacaagatttacaCGTATAGTCGATGAATTAAAtcaactcagaaagaactaTGCTCAAAACGAAAAGAATCGTCGAGTTCTTAAATCTTtgcctccgagttggaaagttaaagttactacgatcaaagagatgcacaatctcaatgattacCACATCGATAACTTATTCGGGAACCTTCGTGCTTATGAAGAAGATAATGTTCCGGATAAGGTCATTCCTAAAgtggaagacaaaaagaaaaatatggcttTGAAGTCCATCTTaatcgatgaagatgaaaacGACGAAGAGTTGAACGAAGAACTCCAAAATCTCGATGAAAGTGAGATAGCTCTATTAACGAGACAACTCCGTCGTGTACTTCAAAGTAAAGCTCAAAGgtatggaaaaggcttccttaaatcaaataatcaacaaagacttttcaactctaatggaaggccaaattactctcaaaattatactcctaacaataagagtaattatccTACCACAGGCAAAATCAATCAAAGTCCCAATGGTTATAATATTGCCAATAAAAATGGTACTTACACTCCTCCTAAgccaaaagaacaaaatccggAGGAAACACCTAATGTGTGTTTTGAGTGTAAGCAACTTGGTCACTTTAAACGGGAATGTCCTAAGCTCTCTAAGGGACGAATTCTCGTGGCCGAGAAcggttgggatttaagtgaagatgaagaaactTCGGAAGCTACGAAAGAAGTAGTTAACTTATGCTTAATGGCTCTCGAGGATGATTCTTCGTCATCGGACATCTCCACTTCAAATGATGAG TCAAATTCGGTAGTTCAAAAGGATAATGAGGAATTGGTTCATGCCTTGAATGAAAAAGATGAAATATTTGAGTTGGAAActcaaaggcttaaagatgaacaCTCCAAGATCTTAGCTCAAGTTATGAATCAAGAAAGGATTCTTAacgacaaaattaatattttgagcaaagaaaaagatgatcttGAGAGAACAATTCAAAAGTTCACAAAAGGGAATGAGTTGTTAGATAAAATGGTACATTCGAAAATATCATATAACCATGAAGGTttaggatatgataaaaatgctcaaccTAAGAAGTTTGTTCAAGGAAAGAAACAAACTACTTTTGTTCCCGCTACACCAAAGTATAAATGCTCTTATTGCAATAAAGATGGACATACGGTTGAATATTGCAAGATAGAGAATGGTGAGATTAAGGGGAAGTATATATGGGTTCATAAAGGAACTAAACCATATACAAAGGTTGATCGTTTTGTACCAAATAACTATGTTGATGACACTCAAAGAAAACCAAAGTTTAGTTTTGTTCAAAAACCGTTTGCTTATCAAAATAGAAATTCGGGGTATAATGCATATACTAATGGTCAATCGTCTAGAAGTCATTTTGTTCCTAGTCATCGTTTCTATCCTCAAAATACCatgtattattcaaatgatAAAAATAACATGTATCAAGGTGGCAACTATCAAAGATATAATTTGCAACAACCAAGATACTATGATTATTCTAGGAACAATGCATCTAGAAACTCCTATATGCCTACTCAAGCTTATACCATGCCTATTTTCTATAATGCAAAT gtgtgcCTTGTCACTAAACGAGACATGTggtatcttgatagtggttgttcgagACATATGACCGGTAATAAGTCACTCTTAAATAGCATTAGAAAGGTCACCGCTGGAAGTGTCACGTTTGGAGATAGTAGCAAGGGGAGTATCGTTGGTATTGGCGATATCGGGAATGGACATTTCAAGATTGCTAATGTACAACTAGTTACGGGACTTAAGTATAATCTTCTCTCCATTAGTCAACTTTGCGACAATGGATATAAGGTGATTTTCTATCCTACTCATCGTTCTATcttaaataaggatggaaaattaaTGCTTGCTTGTCCTCGTAGCAAAAATGTGTACACATGCGATATTAATAAACCTTTTAATGTATGCCTAATTACTACACAAGATGAccgttggttatggcatcgtagATTAGGACATGCGAATATGAAGTTAATAAAGAATATCTCAATGAATGATCATGTTAGGGGTATACCAAAGTTaaactatcaaaaagatcatacttGTGAAGCTTGTGAAATTGGAAAGCAAATACGAGCTTCCCACAAAGCTATGTTTATG tatattgatcttgttgataaagaagacGCCGAAACAGATGGTGTCGAAGATGCtattcgacaattcgaaaatatggatatgggtattttccctcctaataatccattagaattgttacAAACCGAAGATGAACTTCCTAAAGAGATTCCATTGATAAGAAGTCAACCCTTAGATAATGTTTTAGGTGATTTGACGAAAGGAGTTCAAACCCggtcacaagttcaaaatgtAGTGAATCATCTTAGTTTTCTTTCGCAAATTGAACCTAAAACTGCTAAAGAGGCTTCGCTAGATGAGGTCTGGATAtccgcaatgcaagatgaattaaccCAATTCACTCGTAGCAAAGTTTGGGAACTCGTTCCACCACCCGAAGATACTTCCATTATTGGAACTAAATGggtgtttagaaataaattagacGAGAATGGAACGGTTGTTCGTAATAAAGCAAGATAA